A region of the Mycobacterium sp. NBC_00419 genome:
CACAACGACGCCGACGTGCTCGAGGCACACGCCGAAGCGCACCTCGAATCGCTCAACTCGTTGATAGCCCGACTGCCAGCGGAGACGTCAAACGAATACGAGACGTATATTCTGACCGTGATCGCCCAATGCGTGAAGGCCGAGATGCTGGCCGCCAACTCGTGGCGGGTCGCCGTCAACGCCGGCGCCGAATCCGCCGACCGGCTGATGGCCCAACTCCAAACCCTCGAATCGATCCGCACCGGACTGCTGGCGCGCATGCCCGCCGCCATCGCAACCCGATTCGACCAGGCGTGCACACGCTCGGGACTGCCCGAGTCCGTCGTGGCAGCACTGCTCGGCGTCACCCCGGACCAGATGTGGGACATCCGCAACAGAGGTGTCATCCCGCCCGGCGCACTGCCGCGCGTCCGGGCCTTCGTCGAGGGGCAGTGGTGAGCGACCTCGACGTTCTGAGCCGGGCCCACGCCCTGTTCGCAGGCGCGCCGCAGACCCCCGCGATACACCTCGATATACCGACGGCCGTGCACTCCGATGCCGTACCCGCCGCCTACCGCACCGCCGCCGACCGACGCATCGCCCAGCTGGTCGCCTCCCGGGGCGTGGATGCCGAGTTGGCGACGATCCTGGCTCACGCGGCACGCGACCACCAGGACGCTCACCGCCAAACCGGCGCCGTCCTGCAGGCGGCCCGTGCCGATGCCGCCGCCCCGCCGGACAATCCCGTCGCACAGCGAGAGCTCCTGCGCCGCAGGGCAGCCCGCCTGCGGGAACAGCGCGCGCACGTACTGGCCGCCAGGCGACGGGCTCGGCGGCGGCTCGCCCTGATGCGTGCCCTGCGCTACCGGCTACGCCGCCGCGGCCGTCGGTTGCCGCCGCCGAACTCGCGCGCCGGGTTCGCCGTGCGCGCCGCGCTGTCCCGGCTGGGCTGCCCCTACGTGTGGGGTGCCACCGGGCCGGATCGCTTCGACTGCTCAGGTCTGGTCCAGTGGGCCTACTCGCAGGCCGGTGTGCGACTCGACCGCACCACCTACGACCAGATCAACGACGGCACACCCGTCCCCCGGCCGCAGGTCCGCCCAGGTGACCTGGTGTTTCCGCACGCCGGGCATGTGCAGATGGCGATCGGCAACAACCTGGTGATCGAGGCACCCCATGCCGGGGCCAACGTGCGGATCAGCCCGCTGGGTGCGTACATCGCGATCCGCCGACCGCTCTAGGTGAGTTGTTCGGCGAAAACCCCCTGAGTACCGTCGAGCCATGACCGAGCACAGCGGACAGTCGGGGGAGGCCCTGGAGTCCGCCCGTGCTGTGCTCGCCGCGCGGGACCGGGATCTCGCCGCCGCCGACGCCGAACTGTCGGCCGTCATCGCCGGCGCCCACTCGGCGGCCGCCGACGCCATTCGCCGGATCGAGGCGATGACCGCCGAGATCGAATCCGCCGTGGTTCAGCACGCCGCGGACACCCCCGCCCAGGGCCGCGAATTCGCCCGCTTCCTGCTCGACAAACAACGCGAACTCGTCGATCTCGTCGCCGCGGCCAAGTCCGACGCGGCGGCCAAGACCGCTGCGCTACAAGGTCTTCTGCACCGCTACCAAGGGTGAATTGTCGCGCCGGACAAGCCTGGATACAGTCCCCGGCATGAGAGGCCACCGGTGGCGAGCTACCAAGACTTGCTCGACGCGATAGCGCGGGTGCGCGCCGCCACCGGCAGTCCCGACGCCTGGATGACGGGACTGTCCGGCGATGATCTGGCGGTGGTCACCAACCCGCTGAACGTGACCGCACCCGACGCCGTCGACGGGGTGCTGGCCAAGATTGCGGCCCAGCACCGCGACGTATTCGGCGCGGCCCGCGAGCCGCAGCAGGGGAGTGCTGCCGACGCGATCAGAGTCGCGGAAACCTCACTGGCCCAGCAGAACTCGCTGAGCGCACAGGTGGACCTGCAGGTCATCACCGCCGTGCTCAACGCGCACTCCACTCATGACGCCGGGCGCGACGCGCTCGATGCACTGCAGGACGAAATCGAGGCGGCTGTCACGACCCGCACCGACCTGGACACCCCGGCCGGCGCGCGAGCCTTTCAGCGCTACCTCATCGACAAGCTCCGCGACATCAGGACCGTCGTCGAGACGGCCGGATTGGACGCCACCTCCAAGGCGTCGCTGGCCGCGGCGTTGGCGTCGCTGTACTCCGCAGCCACCCCCGCCACCGAGCCCGGTCCTGAGCCTGAAACCCGCACGCCGCCAAAGGCTGTCGAGCCGACGGGGGAGACCGCGGTGCCTCCGGCCAGTCCGGCGCCGCCCAGCCCGCTACCGGCCGAAGCCTTCGACGATCCCATGCTGGATCCGCTGCTCGCCGAGGAGCCGGTTGCACCGGCACCCCCGCCGGCCGCTCCGGCCGCCGCCGCACCCATGATCCCGTCGCTGCCCACAATGCCCGGGTTCGGTGGTGGCGGCCTGCCCGCCCCGTCCGGCGCCGGGCTCGCGCCTGCCCTCGAGGCACTCGGTGCGCCGCCGCGCAGCATCGAGGACACCACCGCGCCCGAGGATCTGCTGCGCGGGGACGATCCGCTGGATCTTTCCGGTGCCGACGAACCGGACGACGAACCGAGCGACGAGTCCGCCGAGGATGCCGACACCGAACCGGCCGCGGCAGCCGAAGACCCGACGCTGGTGCATCTGCCCGACGGTGACACGGTCAC
Encoded here:
- a CDS encoding DUF4226 domain-containing protein, with protein sequence MASYQDLLDAIARVRAATGSPDAWMTGLSGDDLAVVTNPLNVTAPDAVDGVLAKIAAQHRDVFGAAREPQQGSAADAIRVAETSLAQQNSLSAQVDLQVITAVLNAHSTHDAGRDALDALQDEIEAAVTTRTDLDTPAGARAFQRYLIDKLRDIRTVVETAGLDATSKASLAAALASLYSAATPATEPGPEPETRTPPKAVEPTGETAVPPASPAPPSPLPAEAFDDPMLDPLLAEEPVAPAPPPAAPAAAAPMIPSLPTMPGFGGGGLPAPSGAGLAPALEALGAPPRSIEDTTAPEDLLRGDDPLDLSGADEPDDEPSDESAEDADTEPAAAAEDPTLVHLPDGDTVTAPTPQLAAAITAAVAGTPIPEAFQAQGITLPAPGTAVASPVDPTRLQPGDIGMLADRHAVALGNGKAVFNTRIEPIASVTGPSFLGWEHPPEPGPQAPPTKSDRPTPTRPAVTAGPS
- a CDS encoding helix-turn-helix domain-containing protein codes for the protein MSREAAGAAIRALRESRGWSLADLAGETGVSIMGLSFLERGARKPHKGTVQKVENGLGLPAGTYSRLVMADDAEAELAQLLASPATPAAQPRAASEIVVSRHNDADVLEAHAEAHLESLNSLIARLPAETSNEYETYILTVIAQCVKAEMLAANSWRVAVNAGAESADRLMAQLQTLESIRTGLLARMPAAIATRFDQACTRSGLPESVVAALLGVTPDQMWDIRNRGVIPPGALPRVRAFVEGQW
- a CDS encoding C40 family peptidase; this translates as MVSDLDVLSRAHALFAGAPQTPAIHLDIPTAVHSDAVPAAYRTAADRRIAQLVASRGVDAELATILAHAARDHQDAHRQTGAVLQAARADAAAPPDNPVAQRELLRRRAARLREQRAHVLAARRRARRRLALMRALRYRLRRRGRRLPPPNSRAGFAVRAALSRLGCPYVWGATGPDRFDCSGLVQWAYSQAGVRLDRTTYDQINDGTPVPRPQVRPGDLVFPHAGHVQMAIGNNLVIEAPHAGANVRISPLGAYIAIRRPL
- a CDS encoding DUF4226 domain-containing protein — its product is MTEHSGQSGEALESARAVLAARDRDLAAADAELSAVIAGAHSAAADAIRRIEAMTAEIESAVVQHAADTPAQGREFARFLLDKQRELVDLVAAAKSDAAAKTAALQGLLHRYQG